The sequence TCCTGCTCACCCCAACCCTGCCAGCCGGGTCTAGGCTGTTGGGGGCCTGGTGGGTTTCtctgatttgtttctttttgggggTCTGTgcaccaccccaccccaactAGAACAAGGCTTTGCAGATCTGGGTTAATTATAAATAGCCAGGCCTGCGACTCTCCTTTTAGCTGAAAAGAAGCAAAGTGAACGAGCAGAGAGGCACACCCGGCACgcgttttatttttaatctccctCTGTCTCAAAATGAACTGGGTCCCGGTGCTCAGCATTTCTAGGAGCAGAGGCCCAGGACGAATGCCTGGGAAAGAAAAACCCGGGCGGCTGAAGGCCTGGCCTCTCCccatctgctgtgtgaccttgggcactaGAGTTGCCCCTctgggctttggtttcctcagcaaTCGGGGGAGCAGTGGAGGTGATCACCTCCAGCTTCCGGCCTtgactccctccctctgccctccccccagcctgtgCCCATCCTGTCGCTCCCACAGCAGCACCTTTCCCTGGGCTTTCCCGGGAAGCCCAGACCCGGGTGCAAGTGAGGCCACCATCGAGCCCTGACTGACAATGCACAAATCCCTCACCCCCTGCCTTTGCTCAGGTGGCCCTCTGTCAGGAACATTATCCCTCCATCGGTCAGCACAGTCCTTCTTGGAAGGTCAAATTGTCACCTCTGCCCTGTGAGCTGGACAGTGGCCGTCCAGGTCGTGGCCGAGCGAGACTGTGGCCGGGGCAAGCAGGTAGCCTGGGGGCCGGTGCCTGAGCCAGAACTGGagccagagcaggaggcccaGATGTACTGTCTGGTGGTGGCCcggctggagggcagggctgaaggggagagaggcctcaggccACCAGGAGAGGTGGCTTCGGGACCACTGACAGGtgttcctgcagggcagggacTGTGCAGCTTTTATCTCTGTATCCTGCTCCTCAGCCCTCACCCCCAACCACAGGCTTGCCTGCAGCTGGAACTCAATGTTGGTGGCATTTGGGAGACTCTCGCTGTGCCAGGCTTGGGTGTCTGGGCACATGGTGATAGTCCCTTACACAGAGCACTTTCCCACCCCCTACTCCACTGGTACTGCACAACCCCCTTCCAGGTGGGCTGGTATTAATAATGAGGAAACCaggttcagagagggtaagtaacttgtctaaggtcacatagctggatGCATTTAGGAGTCCaactagccttttttttttttttaatctgtgtatattaaatctttaaaagcCCAGTACTCTTGAAGCAGCAGGAAACTGCTTTTCCTGTGTTGTGAGCACCTGAGAACAAATGGACAGAGCTAGCAGCTCCACCCGACACCCCAGTGAGAAGCTGGCCAGGGACACTGGAGCCTCTGGACATGCTGCCCTGCCTCTCCACCCCCTAGCCCCAGGCACCTGCCATTTCATGTCCTCGGGGAGTGAGGGTGGAAGGCTGGGTGGTgtcttcaaagaggaaatccctggggcttccctggtggcgcagtggttgagagtccgcctgccgatgcaggggacgtgggtttgtgccctggtccgggaggatcccacatgctgcagagcggctgggcccgtgagccatggcctctgagcctgcgcgtccagagcctgtgctccgcaacgggagaggccacgacagtgagaggcccgcgtaccacaaaaaaaaaaaaaaaaaaaaagaaagaaatccctgGTGCTAATTGGCACTCAGAGACCTTTAGGCTAATGAACCTGTTTACTTGTCTCTCTAGAGTAAATTAGACAGTTGAGCTGGGAAGGCGGAAGACAGAGGCGTCCACTGGTGGCACCTCCATGGGGGCTGTGGACGGCTTCACGGTGGGCAGCCTGGGCTGCTGGGGAGGCCGGGGAGAGGGTGGGCTGTCGGGCAGTAGTGACACCTAGAGCGGCAGGGAAGGGCCACCCTCCCCGGTGCCCACTCTCTTTCTGTGGTGGCCGCTCTGCCAGCAGTTCTGGGCACTTGTGAGCACCCTTGGGCTGCCGCCTGGGCCATCTCTGGGGTCTCCTCTGGGCAGCCAGCCATGTACTGACTCCCCACGTGGGAGTAGAGGCTGGAAGGAGTGAGGCAGAACCGTTGACAGTGGAAGGGGGGTGGCTCGCTGCATTTTCTCCCAGCTGTGCCATGTGGAGCCCCCTCCCTGAGCGCCACCAGGCGCCTTTAGACCCCTTGGCCGGACTCTGTGGATTGCCCACTAACTGTGGTTGGGGGTACAGCTCGTTTTACATAAGATGCCGGCCTGTTCACTCTAAATCTTCTACCTCAGACTCCACTGCAAGCTTTCTTCCTGTCCCCACGGCTGGCCAGGCTGATCTGCGGCTCCAGCATCACAGAGATGTTTCAGATGGGAAGGAGGGGATTGACGGGTACCCCATCCTTCTCTCTGCTGCACCATGGTTGGCGGGGGAGGGAGGCTCCCCGTGTGCCTGGGCCCTGCAGAGGTGGCTTCTGCTTCTCAGGCCGCTGTTTCAGGCTGGTGCCCCCAGTAACAGGCGACCAAAGGCTGGACCTTGGGGGTCTTCGTGGTTCTCACCCCAGCTTGTCACCCACGGCCACATGCTGGCTGCTTGGGCCCCCTGCCTGGCAGCCCGAGGGGGGGATTTGCCATTTATCTTGTCAAATACCACCCCCTCGCCAGCCCTCCAGCTCCCAGCACAGGTGACAGGTGGGGGGTGGCCCACTGGCCCACCCTCAGCGCCCGTTCCTGTCCTGCAGGGGCCAAGGGCATTGTCGACAGCAGCCTGATCCCCTCGCTGGTGGGGAAGCTGCAGACGGAGGAGGAACGGATCCAGGAGCTCCTCCTGGACACGCTGGCCGCCTGCCTGATGGAGGACGCCACCGAGGCACTGGCCAGCCGGGTGGTGCCCTTCCTGAAGGAGAAGCTCCTGAGCGCCAACAGCAACATCCGGAGCAAAGCAGCCCAAGCACTAATCGCAGTCAGGTGAGGCCTGGGCGGGGACAAGGGACGGAGCGGGGAGCGCAGGAGTGGCGCCCCAGGCCCCTGCTTCCCCTCACCTGCTTGTGCCCTGGGGGAAGAGGAGCCCGCCACTGGGGCACCTGCATGCCCAGGCCTGGGTTTAGCCCTGACAGTCCTGTGTCCCAGGAAGCCCCCACTCCCAGCAAAAACGAGAGGGCTGTCCCCCTCGCATGAGGAAGGCAAGCACAGGAGGTACCATCTGCACACTTAGACTTCCTCCGAGGAAGGTCAGGACGTGGAGCTGCGGGCGTCTAGTCACTAGTGACCCAGTGTCACTGTGATCACAGTCTAAATCCCGGCCTGGAGCCTGAGGGTTACAGAGCCTCAGAGCTGCTTTAGCTGTGGCCACCTCCCTTCATTTCACCACCGCTGGCTCCTGGGTCTGGCCTTCTGTGGCCCCAGGCTGTGCTCCCAGGTCATCTGAGTGTCGCGGTGGGACCCACACCTCACACCAGTGCTCCTCTGCACCCTGGCGTGGCCACCAGGGATGGTCTCAACACAAGTCCTTTCCCCTGGTGTCCCCCTGGGGTGGTCCTATCCCCCTCTTCCTCCAAGTGCAGCCACCCAGCTGCCCCCTCTCTGGCCCAGCATCCCCCTGGAGGGCAAGAACCAGGTGTGGCAGCACGACATCATCCCCATCCTGGTGCACCTGCTGAAGGACAAGGAAGAGGAGGTGCAGGCCAGCGCAGCTGGGGCCCTCATGTACGTCACAGTGACCACCAAAGGTGAGGCTGCCTGCTGGCTGGGTGTCGGCGCCTTTGGGGTGGGGGGTCACCGCAGCCCCCTAGCAAGCTGAGTACTGCCCCTCCCTGGTCCCAGGCTCCGCCCTCTCCTTCCAGGCCACAGAGGGCCCACCACCTGGGGCCCCTCCCTGTTATTCCCTCTGTTCCCTGGTTTTGGAATTCTTGCATCTGACCCAGGCCTCTTGTGAGCCGAAATTCTGGGATTGATTCGTTTGCCACCCATGAGTCCGTTATGCTGAGGTCTAAGCAAAAACTGGAGcccttgcttctgctgtgtttCTTGATCAATGTTACTTTTCTCAGTGTGGAGGGGGCGCATAGGAGCGTAAGGCTACCTCCCCCATGCGGACTCCCAGCAGCCAGGCTTCCGTGCTCAGTCACCTGACCTGGGCGGTAGGAAGGGCCTGGGCTGGTTTCCCCACCTGGAGGCTAGGGTCCCCGCAGGACCTCTGAAAGCTGTCTGACCTTCCCTTGCCTGTGCCAGCCCCACGCTCTGAGCTTCCTTGCTGATCCACGGAGAACTAACTACCTGGGCCTCTGATTCTCAATCAGCAGTCTGCAGATCCCCCCCGAGCTGGGACTCCTTGCCACTCCCCAGTTTGTCCTGATGGTGAAATCTGAGATGCACCAGGGGGGGAGGTTGGGGCCTTCCCAGAGTCCACAGCCCCCTTCTGACTGATCGTGCAGTCAGGGTGCCGACCCCCAGTGTGGGGCTCCCCATGAGCGTGGATCTCCTGGGCGTCCTCAGTGCAGTCAGTGTCTTACCTGGGCTTCCTGTAGGAATGCTTGGAGGGCTGGGGGGCTCTCACGGGGCCCGGACAACATGGGAATTTGGGGGAGATGTGGTCACTTCCCTGAGCTAGCACTCCAGCTGAGGAGCCCTGAGCCCCTGCCAcaggccaggctctgtgctgggcgaTGGGGACCCAGACGTCTCAGCCTCTGCTATCTGAGGTTGGCAGGGGCGGCAGAGTGAAGAGTAACCTGGGGGAGACGGTGGGCACAGTACGGGGGCAGAGCATCCTCTGAGAGGGGAGCTAGCAGGGCAAAAGGGGCTGGACGGTCTGGCAGCAAAGAGCAGAGTGCTCGGTGTAggagggttgggggcagggggcagggggcagcagcGTGGCATTTCAGCGGGTGAGGGGGTGGGCAGCAAGTAAGGATTAAGGAGGGGCGTCTCCCCTTCTCATTCGAttggattttaattttcaaaagaccCCTCATGCTGCCTTGAGAGGACTGGGTTGCGGGACAGGTACCTGGTGGTTGGGGAGAAGCCGGCTGGGGAGCTTgcagggcccaggctgggggcagggagggtgtggAGCCTGCGTTGGGAGGGCTGGGGGCcgagggaggtgggcagggaacCCCAGGAACGCCTGGCGTTGGTGCCCTGTAGGGAAGTACGCGGCCCTGGACACGGAGGCCATCGGTCCGCTGCTGGAGCTACTGCACTCATCCTTGAGCAAGGCGCGCCTCAATGCCATCAAGGTCCTCACCATGCTGGCCGAGGCCCCCGAGGGCCGCAAGATCCTGCAGTCCCACGTGCCCACCTTCCGGGCCCTCAAGGAGGACACCAGCGCGGCTGTGCAGCGGGCAGCCCAGATCGCCGTCAAAGTCATTGAGTGGAAACCCTGAGCCTCTTACCGGCCCCACCTGCTGACTCCATGCCTGAATAATTGCGCTGAATCTCTTCATCTTGGTCTGAATGGCACCTGATGTTTCTGGGGCAGGTCACGGCTCTCCTCTCTCCTGCCAAAGGGGAAATGCCTGGCCCAGAAGGACAGGGTCACAGGCTGAACCCAGGGTCCAGGGCCGGGTGCGAGGCATCCCTGCTGTCTGCTGTGTTCAAGTCCCCTGGGAAAGCACAGAGCAGGGCCAAGCGTCTAGGGacaaggtgggggcagggagctgggtgggggaaggaaCAGCTGGTCCAGGCAGCACTGCCTGAGCCGGACACTCAGTGAACAGGCCCATGGGGTGTGGCTGGGTGTGGCCCTGCTCACCAGGTCTGCCCCTTCCCCACGTGGGGCGACAGGAAGGAAGCTCACAGGTGCAACCCCAAGTGGGCTCTTGCTGGAGGAGGGTGAGTTGTAAgaggcccccacccccaccccagggatgAGAGCTCAGAACAGGGCAGCTCCTTAAGGTCTTCCCCCCAAACAGCTGTGTTCTCCAAAGCCAAGTCACCTTCGTTAAGCTTGGGCTGGCCTGAGGCGGGCCTCCCCCACAGCCCTCCCCCTGTTGTCTGCCAGGCCTCCCTCCAGAGAGCTCCCACCTGTGCCTCCACCTGCCTTGCTTCTCCCGCAGTGAAACTGGCTAAGGAGGCTGGAGAGCcctggggggggggtgcggggggttGGAGGGGAGGAGGCATGGGGACTCCTTGATCTCCCCGACCCAACCTGTCTGGTGGTCTGGCAGGGTTCTGCCCTCTGTTGGAGGAGCTGTAGGAGCAGCTCAGCTTCAGGGCTGGCCTCGTTTGGGCTGAGCCGAAGCTTTAATCTCCCCCATGAGCTTTCCGAGGCTCCCTGCCTCACACCAGGTTTCCCTCGTTACATCACCAAGCAGCAGCCACACTTCCTGAGGGACAGAACCTCCCACAATAGACGCTACCTGCAGAGCTAGAATCCCCAGCTGAGTGCCTTCTTGTAGTCCTTCCAGTGCCTGGGGCCTTCACTTTCCTAGCAGAAACACAGAGACGCTTGCATCCTGGGATTCCAGGATTAGCCCAAGCAGCCCCTCTTGTACTGGGAGGGACCTGCTGCCGGGCCCAGCTGGGGTTTCAGGTTAAATCTCATTCTCAAAAAAGGCCCTGTAa is a genomic window of Lagenorhynchus albirostris chromosome 14, mLagAlb1.1, whole genome shotgun sequence containing:
- the RSPH14 gene encoding radial spoke head 14 homolog; this encodes MAHTRISKYLPPDINPTQAAIAYGCRALPKLNEELQSEDLLTRQKALMALYDLMHDPEHVYTAIRIGCLESLKDLLMDTNDLVRIKTTEVLYIMATHNVGRDGFLEHDVIYALSFLLSDPQSACRENLHLAFKHLAQLPAGAKGIVDSSLIPSLVGKLQTEEERIQELLLDTLAACLMEDATEALASRVVPFLKEKLLSANSNIRSKAAQALIAVSIPLEGKNQVWQHDIIPILVHLLKDKEEEVQASAAGALMYVTVTTKGKYAALDTEAIGPLLELLHSSLSKARLNAIKVLTMLAEAPEGRKILQSHVPTFRALKEDTSAAVQRAAQIAVKVIEWKP